Part of the Microcebus murinus isolate Inina chromosome 19, M.murinus_Inina_mat1.0, whole genome shotgun sequence genome, TGTCAAAGGCCACGGGACATTCCCAGTCTCCTCTGACAACTCCAATCAAGAATGCTGCGCTGGGAGCTACTGCTCCTATTCCATACCACACTCCTAGCCTGACGTGGGATCGGACCTTCCCCATAACCTCTTCTAAGGACTAGAACCTCCTGTGCTGGACGCTGGTCTCAACGGTAGGCTGAGGACCGCGCTCCCCTGGGGTGCTGGCTGCGTGAGCCAACGCGGACCTCCTGGAATCCAGTTCACTGGACAAGCTCATCGGGCATTTAGTTCTTTCAGCTAAAATGTGGGAAAGCTAATTGTTATTGGTTTCAgaaattaacctttttttttttcttagattcaATTCTTCACCTGACCACTGctgttcaggagttcaaaagttCTGTGTGCATGACTTCCCACTCTGCATAGGCAGGAGACCAAAGTAACTGACTGATCGTTTAAGGAAAAATGAGGCAAAGAGATTCCAAGTAAAGCTCCTAGAACTCGCTACTGATGGTGGGAAAAGTAGAAACCAAGAATCCTCGGGGATGCTGCTCCCTACAGATCTCCTGCCCCCAGGGCTGAGGGTCTGTGTCCCTACACTCTGCTATGACTGTTTTGGACAGCCTATGAGGTTGAGGACCTAGCCCCCCAGAGCTGCTGGGCAGTGTGGTCTATGTAGAAATCTGTGCAAGGAATGGTGTACACCAGGAGTCCCAGCTGACACTGGGTCAAAGGCATCTTAGCAGATAAAAATCTTCCAGACTATTGCTTTGAGggcaaagtatttttaaatagaaaaggcTCTGCTATAGACATCTCGAATTTTGGCAGTCCAGCAGCCACCTGCTCCATTTCTGCAAACTGTCCTTTGTTTGGGGAATAGCCAGGCCCCCACACCAtcttaatagtaataaaatacaaTCCTGTCCTCATCACTATTCGCTGACCCAGGCTGGCCAGGCTATCTGAGCTGGGCCAACTGGCGTCCTTCCACAGAATTCACCAACTGCAACTAAGAAGCGTGGCCAACTCCGTGTGGACACTGTTAGTGGCCAGGTTCCAAAATGAACGAAAAAATCCAAAATGgtaggagaggagagaagaccTCAGTGGACTTCCTGGGTTCCCCATATACCCTGATTCTAGTCTGTCTCTGTATACATCGAGCCCTTTAACAAGAGTCTGCTTTTGCAAAAGCTAGTTCAGATTGAGTTTCTATCACTCATACGGAGACTTTGGTCTTGAAAAATTGAGAACTAGTCTAAACTGAAACAACCACATTGCTGTAAGGACACCCACATCTCCTAGCTCCTTAACATCTAGATACTTCTTATCTGTCCTTATACTCTCCACAGCACTTTATACCTAACAGACATCCAGTAAACATCTGTTAAGTGTGATCTAAAAATATTCTctgatgtaaaaataataatcatcgtcaactacttttttaaaaggcCCTTTCGGTCTATAGCACAATAGCCATCCATGTGACCCTTGCAGCTTTCCAAATAGACCCTCTGGGGAGAGGACAAGGACTCACAGCTGTGCAGATTTCGCAGACAGGGGTTACTAGAACAGGTGTTGAAACTTGGGAGTTGAAACCACAACTCTCCAGGCAAAGCAGGACATCACCAATCATGGGACAGAACCTTCTGCCCACAagggctccccctgccccctcagCCCTGGACACCAGCACCCCCAGGCTCCACCCTGGGGGTCCTTACGGTATCTCCTCCCTAGAGATTGCACGGCTCCCTCAGCTGCAACCACTGGCCATCCTTATCTCTAGGCCAAAATCTCTCCTCCGGCCTCTAGCTCCACATTCTGAAATGTTTAACATACTCTTCCGCTGATGTAATAGCAAACCACCTTCCTCCAGAAAGCAGCCCCTACTCCTGACTTCCCATGTGCTGCGATGAACCCCACTTTCCCAGTGATTAATTATCAAGCTTCAAAATGTCACTGAATATTGCCACACAATGGGACACTGTGCAGTCATTAAAGTCAATAATATATATTGACtgggaaaatgtttgaaatgtgtACTCCCAAAAAGCAAACAGGAAGGTATAATGTgatctgtctgtgtgtgtgtgtgcacgcgtgcacacatgcacacagacagtTGAGTGCAATGGTTAAACAGGGTTTTGTAGCCACACACACCTGGTTGAGTCAGTGACCTTACAGTTAAACTCTGAGcatctgctttttttaaaatataaaatagactttgGGCACCTATCTCATGGAAAATGTATAAGGTTTAAATAAGACACCATATGGAAAGTATTACATTGTACCTACACAGGAGATATCCcagaatttcttatttatttatttatttttttgagacagggtcttgctgtgttacctgggctagagtgcagtggtgtggctatagctcacagcaacctcaaactcctgggatcaagtgatcctcctgtctcagcctcctgagtagctgggactacaggcgtgtgccaccacgccaggctaatatCCCAGAATATTAACAGTGATTATTTCTAGATGTTAGGattgtgatttttaattgttttgcttAGTTGCGTTTTTCATAAAAAAGCTTAAGTCAgcttttgatttctcttttactATCTTCCCTAACCCTGATATTGAATCAGCAATCCCTGAAGCTTCTGCTCCAGAAAAGTGTCTCCCATGTGTATCTTGTTTCACACTGGCAGGACCCCACCCCGCTGAAGGCTCCGTCACCATTCCCATGCACATCCTTAGCATCTTCCTGATCAGCCTCCGAAAGTCCAGCTCTCCCTCTCGCATCCTGCTATCAAATCCATTTCCTCCAAGTCCAACTCGGACCATGCGGATCTCCTGCTGACAGCTCCCTCCTTTGTTACCTTGGCAGCCCACCTGGTCTACCTGCCCAGCTCCCTCTCGCTCACACTTCAAACTGGAGCCAGCTTTGCAGCTACCTTTCCAGTGCCCTTTCCCCTTGCTGAAAACTCCTGTCACCTTCCGAGGTCTTCTACTCCACGAGAGGCCCACCCATCTCATTCCTGCTGCAAGTTGTTCCTCTTTCTGTGCTtgcaatggctttttttttttttaacagcatttATCACCTTCGGCCATGACTTCTAGTTATGTCCCTTATTACAGATTTGACCCCAGGCCTTCCAATTAAACAGATCAACACAAACTATCTGCAGATTACTAAGGAATGAACTCCCTAGCTCTTACTCTGCTGAAGTTGCCCTTTCAGACCCCAATGCCCCATTCGTAAATCACTTAAAAGGCCAAAGGACCAGAGTATTTCAAAGACCCTGTGACATTTCTTGAAAAGGACTTGTCAAGGCCTGTAGCCATATCTTATCTTTATCTCAGCTAACCATCAGGCAGACCAAAGATGGCTGTTTATTTTCCTTGTGCTTCAAATAGGCTTAGAGAGAGCTCTGGTCCAAGGCATAATTATAAAGAAGATTGTGGCTGTACTTCAGTAACACCAGGAGGGACCTGGAAAAATACTTCTGGGAATGGCAGGTTGACTCCCAAGCCACACAGCAAGACGCCAGAGCATGTTTATAAACCAGAGCTTCACAACAGGAGTGGCCCTGAGGTTTTCCTGTCTCTCGTTCAAGTACAGACCTTAAACAACCAGAGATAGTCTTCCTTTTCACTCTCATGTTTATGCTACGTCCAAGTTTAAGACTGTAAACACACGTGGtgtagatttaaattttaattcaatttaaagcAGCTATGCCATGTTCATGTCAATGAAtgcttattaataaatacaaagggTTGGCCTGGAATGCAAGTGGCTCTGTAAGAAGCTTTAGAAAATCTTTTCGGAGAGAACTGGAAATCACTTCAGTGACAGCTACAGAGTAGGAAGACAATATCTCATTGATTAAAAAGTGTTAAAGCTGCTTTCTGGATTCAATCAAGCCCTAGTTTTCGGAACAGATATGCTTCTGGAAAAAAGTAtgtataaattgatttttttctaaacgGGATCTTAAATGCACTAGATTTAGTTGTGATCAGGGGCCAGCAAGAgggttggaaaggaagaagtttttCTGTGTTCTTCTGGCCTGGCCTATGCTTGGCAGAGAAAGCGAGGGAAAAGCTGCTGTCGCCTAAATCCCTGCTCCTGTCCTACTTTTAGCGTCACCCTAAAATCTTGTGTCTCAGTCCACAAACACCTAATGTACTTCCCGAGGACTGAGAAAAACTAAGCCCCATTGTTCGGAGCTCAGAGAGAACCCGAAGAACTCACGTGGACTTCACCCAGACGGGGAGGACAGCCGCCCCCACATTTTCCTGAACCGGGTTGGGCGATGGGCTTCGCCGGGCTGAGAGGGGCCAGGCCGCCTCGCCTCCCGCGCAGGGGGCGCGTCCGCTTTCTCGCCATCTGCGCGCCCGGGCCGCCCCGCAGTAATCGGATTCTGGACGCGCGGACTGCGGCGCAGGGGGAGGGGCCCGGGCCGTTCCAATCTGCTGTCTACACTCGCGGCGGACAAAAAGCCGTCCTCTTCAGGGCAGGAAAACAATCGCTCACATCTCTTAACCCCTGGGCGCAGCGAAAGCCTTTCCTGCACCGGGGAAGTCTGTTCCACCCCGGGGAGGGGTGACAAAGCCGCCCCCGCCAAGCGCGAACCCCGCACCGCGCCTCCGGATGCGCGCGGGCTTCCGAGCCAGCGGGGGCCCGACCGAGGGCGCGGGGGTACGGAAAGTTGCCCTGCGAGAGcgaagacccccccccccccggtgaGGTTCCAGTCGTGGGCACAAAGAGGGCAAGTACAGGGGCGGCCGAGAGGACGGTGCCAGCGCCAGGGGCCAAGCGCCAGAGAAGGGCGGGTGGGCGCAAGAACTTTCGGAGCAGAGCACGGGTCCCCGAACTTTCCCGGGACCGCGAATCCGGACTGCGGGAACCCTGCCTCCCGCCCGCCGAGCCTGCTCACCATCTCCTTGCGGAGCAGCGCCAGCGCGGCGTCCAGGTTGGGGGGCTTGgcgggccccgccgccgcccggcccccgccgccgcccgcgcccccgcgGCTCAGCTCGTCCTGGATGCGCGACTTCTGCGCGTACAGCCGCTCCAGGTGCCGCCAGCcccccgccgcgccgccgcccgaCGCCGAGTGCAGCAGCCCGCTCAGGCTCTTGGGCAGCGGGGGCAGCCCGTCCACGCGCAGCCCCCGGGCCGCGCCCTCGCCCGCTGCCCCCGGCGCCGCCCGCGCCCCACTCATCGCGCCGCAGCAGCCACGCGCCCGCCTGCCGAGTCCCCGGCCCGCGGCTCCCCCGGCCCGCCCCGTTCCCGGCGGCGCCCCGCCCCCTTCCCCTgccggcccgcccctcccgcgGCCACGCCCCTCCCCGCGGCCACGCCCCTCCCGGGCCCTGCCCACTCCGCTGGCCCAGGGCTCCAGCTGCTTCTCCAACCGGCATCCCGGGTCGCCAGCAACCGGGTCCCTACCCTTTCTGTACCCCCTCAACCCCCTAGATTCATCTCCAGCCCCGTCCCCACTCTCTCTGTGCCACCCCACAACGTCCAGCTCACCTCCAGGCCCGTCCCCACCTCCTCTGGGCCACCCCACAACGCCCAGCTTCACCTCCAGCCAGGTCCCCACCTCCTCTGGGCCACCCCACAACGTCCAGCTCACCTCCAGCCCCGTCCCCACCTCCTCTGGGCCACCTCACAACGCCCGGGCTCACCTCCAGCCCGGCTCCCGACGCCCCCCTCACGTGCCTGCGCTCCTCGCTCCCCAGAGCCTTGCCCAGGCCCGCTCCACTCCCTACTACATGAGCCCCCCCACCAGCCCTCAAAGCTGCTAGTAATTACCGAGCTTGGTGGGGCTCAGCTTCAGATCCCCTACCCCAAGAGGCTGGCTGCTGCGGGGGTGATCTGGCGTTGGAGAGGAGGCCTGGCCCCAGTCACAGGACCCTGCTCTCCTAGGGTGGGATCCAGACTGCCTCCTTTACTGCTAATGCCACGCGGGGAGGGCTGGGGACGCCCAGCTTTGGGCAGGCCCTTTGTGCAGCCTCGGCCCCCGCCTTCTCAGTAAATGGCAGAGAAGCAGGCCAGGCCCACCTTTGGAAACTTCAAAACACCAACAAATATGTCCTTCAACCTGGCCACGGACACAAGAGTAATTCCAAGTGGAAATGTCAGGGAATTAGAGAAAGGCATTAAACCTTGGAAACTATTTTTCAACGCAGGCAAAAATAAACACGACTCACACCTCAGAGAAACACACTCTGCCCCTCCAGGAAGAGTAAAAATGACAGACAGTTATAAACAGGTTAGACACGCAAGAGACGATGAAGGAAGCCCTACAACCCAACTGCAGACTAAAACCACTGCAGCATGTAGAGAGTGGGTAGCCTTAATGCCCACTGAACATTGGTTTTAATTATAAAGGGATTAAATTGTGCTAAACACGTTCAATAGGATCATAATTATAAAGTGTTCTGAGCGCTTCAGACACTAAACATAAAAGATCCCTACACTTTGGGTAGCTTTTCCCCCTTTAATCtataccccccccccccataaagCCCACTGCAGAAGCAAAGTCTTTGAAAGTGGTGTGATGTACTCCCGGGACAGTGAGTGACTGACAGTGGGTGAGACTGACATGGAGGAGCTTTAGTGCAGGCAGTGCAATTTGATGGCACCCGGGAGGCTTCCCACCCCACCTACTGCCCAGAATTTTCCACCTCCTCACTGTGCCTCACCTTTCACTAATTACCTAGTCGCGTTTCTGGATGTCgggtattcattcattcctccactTAAACAGTGGGTATCTGGAGGAGAGTTACCATCCGCCTGTGTGGGagtaggggagagggagagatgggaaACATTTTAACCTTTGGTTCACACCCTAGCATGAATTCCTTTGATTTCATTTGTCATCTTGCTGTCTCTCCTGCAGTAGCTGGCAGAAATCGCTCAAGTTAGGTGATAGGAGGTTCCATTATGCAATGGTGtagtgagaaaagaaatcatttcaaagTGTCAGGGCACTGAAATCATTATAAAGCACGTACTTTAGAGGATTATGAATGGCAGAAGGAAAGAGACTTAGGGCCAGCTAGACAGTAGCATGAGGTCCCTGGTATCGGGACATGAGAAAAGAGGTCCAACTTAGATGATACCAGCCTCACAATTCTAAAGACAGGCTCTGTATTTTGGTATATTAACTCAATGAGGTGAGCATATTGAAATCACTATCAACAAATAACATCCCAGGGAGAacagaaatttcaaaagaatttctGTGGCACGGAAGACTTTGTTTGTATGAACTTGAAGCAattatgcaacaaatattttgaCATCCATGGGGAGTGTCCGACAGTGCCTACTTATTCAAATGCCAAATAAAGTACCTTTTAAAGTTCATGCTCATAATGGGAAAGGAGTAATAAATAACTTATGAAAATATGTGGGTTTTGCTTTCATCCACTGAAGAcactgtcttagttcattcaggATGCTTTAACAAAATAGCttagactgggtgatttataaaagcaacagaaatgtattgctcatagttctagaggctcgAAGTCTACAATCAAGGTGCCAGTTGATgaggtgtctggtgaggacttgTTCCTCAGATGGCTCCTTCTTTGTGTCCTTGCATATCAGAAGGGGCTGGGGAgctctcttttataagggtgccAGTTCCATTTACCAGGTCTTTACTCTCATAACCTCGTCAccacccaaaggccccaccttttaaCACCATCACCTTAGGGGTTagctttcaacatatgaatttgttgAAACAAATTCATACAGCAAGCGCCAATAATCTGACCTCAAACCAGAATGAGGCCAGCTATTTCCCATGCAGCTAAATTagtcttttctttcctgttttgttttgttgttgttcacaGGCTCTTGGAAGTCACAAAAATACAGGCTTCTGATCCCATGCTCTGTTCACTAGCTCACGCCTCTTCGTAGACTTTGTAGATCAAGGCTGGGGACCCCACGGGCCTGGGAGCACAGCCCCAAAGCCACCACTATCCAATAACACTGGGTGGATTTAAATTTAGGTTTCTCAGCCTTTTTATCCAGGAGTACACTGACCTCACCTGTGAACTTCCAAGGGTCCACCTAGAGGGTTCTCATCTGCCCCCATCCTGCCCTTCCACTCATCCAGCCACTATTTTATCACCACCTCTAATTCCTGCCCATGTGATGTGAGCTTTCTGGAACTCCACAGACTCTTTCTGTGCTTTTTATCattcttaaagtttaaaaatgtaggtTGTTGATAAAATAGAAAGAACCTGAAAACACACTGAAAGTCTGATTGAGCTTTCTTTTTACAGCTGGTGACTTTACATGCTGCTTAACCATAGAGAAGTTTATCATCTTCTCCATGGTAGTCATTTTTTACTTGTTGCAGGACCTAAAATCAGTTTACTTTGAGAGCAATCGTGCTATAAATTTGCACTGAATTTTAGCAAGTGTAATTATTTCAAGAtgtaatttcttatatttctatcATTTCTAAAACAAgttgtaaatttaaaaagcatacacAAAGCCTCTTAAAGATCTTTTTATGCaacgtatatatacatataaatgggACTAAGAACTTGGCATTTAATCATGGGCTCTTTTagatgttttttaatttgttgatttgTTGGGTCTgaatgagtggtgagtgaatgtgagggCCTAGGACACTACTGTATACTACTgtggactttataaacactgtgtaCTTAGGCTACaccaaatttataaaacaaatatattttttcttcagtaataaattacCCTTAACTTACtgtactatttttactttttaaacttgtaaattttgttttaacGTTTTGGCTTTTTGTCAAAagcacttagcttaaaacatacaTAGCACAGCTATACAAAGGTATTTTCTTACTTCCTATGGTTATTCTGTAAGATTTTTCctactgaaatttttcttttcagtttttaaagttttgtgttaaaaactaagacacaaatgcACAcgttagcctaggcctacacagggtcaggatcaccGATGTCACCGTCCTCcactccacatcttgtcccaccgGAAGGTCTTCGGGGGCAACAGCAAGCATGGAGCTGCCATCCGCTGAGATAGCAATGCCTTCTgcatacctcctgaaggacctgcccaAGGCTGTTTtgcagttaaatttttttttttgtaagtaaaaggagtacactgtaaaataataataaaaagtatatatagtatagtaaatacataaaccagtaacagtttattatcaagtattaagtattgtacataattgtatgtccTATACTTTTATATAACTGGCAGCACACAAGGTGTGTTTACAtgagcatcaccacaaacacatgaataATGCACTGTGCAATGACATTATGATGGCTCTGTCACTAAGGCAatgggaatttttttattttttttgagacagactctcgctttgttgcccaggctagagtgagtgccatggtgtcagcctagctcacagcaacctcaaactcctgggctcaagcaatcctcctgcctcagcctcccgagtagctgggactacaggcatgcaccaccatgcccggctaattttttctatatatattagttggccaattaatttgtttctatttatagtagagacgggatctcgctcttgctcagggtggtttcgaactcctgatcttgagccatcctcctgcctcagcctcccagagtgctaggattacaggcgtgagccaccgcgcccggcctgcaatggGAATTTTTAAGCTTTGTTATAATCTTGTGGGACTACCATCATAAACATGGCTTGTCATTCATTGAAACGTTGTTATGCGGTGTATGActgtatttgcatttttacattaaacacgtaatgaaacaaaaatgttttttgaaaaataattttattcctaaCTATATTTagtcaaataaataagtaaatgccTCTTTTCTTATGAGCTGCAGTTAACCTAAAAGCTTATTTTTGTGTAGTTGgaatttttaacttaaatgcAGTACTCTGACTTGTCTATACAAAATTTTATCCTGGTTTGTTCAACCTATTAAATCCTATCTGGGAAAAGCTTTTTGAACCTTGATTCTTCAATCTAACTCAATACCTTTCTTTCCCAGAATTATCTCAGCTgccaaattaataaatataccaTGTGTGGTGATAATAATAGAGGCAATACCCAGTAATTTTAAGGGCTTAACGTGTTCTGTGCATTGTGGTCAGCATTTTACAGGCCGTAACTCATTTACTCTTCGTAACACTCCTTTGAGGTCTGTATAACTATCCCCATTTGTAGATGATGAAACCAAAGTTAAGAGAAGAACATTAACTTGCCCATGTTcacacatgtagctagtggcagAGGTGAGATGTGAAAGTCAGGTCTCTCTGACTCAGAGTGggtattctctcttttttgttaattttggtaaaaaaaaaaaaaaaaaaaaacacacataacatgaaatctaccctcttaacCAATGTTTAGTTGTACAACACAATATTATTAACTCTGCACATTGCAGAGTGGGTACCATCCCAATTAtcaatgaaaacaataaacagGACAGGGTCAGGGACAGAAGCTTGTGCCAGAGACCCTCACCCAGTGTGACAACAATCTGTTGACTCACATTCTTTGTGTACATTATGCTGTTGTTCAACTATGGGATACCAGTGgggtaggctgggtgtggtggctcatgccaataatactagcactctgggaagccgaggagggaggatcacttgagctcaggtgttcgagaccagcctgagcaagagcaagaccccatctctaccgaaaacagaaaaaattaactgggtgtggtggagcatgcctgtattcccagctactcgggaggcttaggcaggaggattgcttgagcccaggagtttgaggttgctgtgagctagactgatgccatggtactctagcctgggcaacagagtgagactctgtctcaaaataataataataataataataataattggggATATATTCAGTTagatacaatatatttttaatttcacctgtttattttttaatgtggctactaaaaagtttataattacatataagcTTTGTATTTGTggcttacattatatttctattggacggCGCTAGCCTAAAATCAGTCCTGGACCCACAGGCACTTAACATGcaggtatacatatacaaaaggGTTTTAAAAAACAGTACAAAGCATTAGTGAATATTATTATAAGTACCAAAATAGAGTAAAACTCCAGGAGTTCATAAATGGAGACCATCTATACAGAAAGGCCTTGGAGAGGAAGGtggacttctctgagcctctaaGAGGTTGAGGAGACAGGATAGGACAGGGACCAACATGAATGATGTCATAGAAACAAGGagtgagccgggcgtggtggctcacacctgtaatcctagcactctgggaggccaacctgtaatcctagcactctgggaggccaacctgtaatcctagcactctgggaggccaacctgtaatcctagcactctgggaggccaaggcgggcagattgctcaaggtcaggagttcaaaacaagcctgagcaagagcgagaccctgtctctactataaatagaaagaaattaattggccaactaatatatatagaaaaacttagccgggcatggtggcacatgcctgtagtcccagctactcgggaggctgaggcaggaggattgcttgagcccaggagtttgaggttgctgtgagccaggctgatgccacggcactcactgtagcctgggcaacacagcaagactgtctcaaaaaaaaagaaagaaagaaagaaagaaagaaagaaagaaagaaagaaagaaagaaagaaagaaagaaagaaagaaagaaagaaagaaagaaagaaagaaagaaagaaagaaagaaagaaagaaagaaagaaagaaagaaagaaagaaagaaagaaagaaagaaagaaagaaatgaggagtGGGCATGCGGGTGTCCCATGATGCCAATCTTACTGGAGCTGAGGGACCCTGCCGAGACCGTGGGCATCACTAGCCTTGGAGCCCAGGCTAACACTCTTGGACTTGCTCTTAAGCAGTGAGGAAGAATTAAGCATAGGTATGGTACTTTTTAGTGCAGCAGTGATAAAATTTGTGTTCTAGAGGATTAAGCTGGCAGAGGTACAGAACAGATACaacgggggagggggaggagctgacacattaaaagaaggaaagaacaatTGGGAATTCAATGTTTTAGTCCATGCTGGAGTTAAGTTGCCCCTAGACCAAGGGCCTGGCTgtgaggatggagaggagaggagatgtAGAAAGATGTTTTGCAAAAAGAACTTGTAGTGCTTGATGACTGGTTGTACGTAGATATTTGAGAGTTACCCTCAGAGACTCTCTATTCATGTTCCCTTTTTTATCCTAAAGAATGCAAGTTGAGAGAATGACTCTAATGGTCACTGAGACTGTCACccaaaataaaagtcattcaGTTGCCAAAAGTCAAACCGAAACAATCCATTCAAAAGCACCCCTTAACTATAGCCAAGTTTCCAAGATTCCTTTGGTTAGGACACCCTGTGTTGCAAACCCTGTTCAGATAACAGCTTCACTGAGACTCAAAATCGTGGAGTTTCCCCACTTGGCACAGCTCACTGTTTAAATGAACATCAAGTGGTGGGGTTGACATTCACTGAATAGAAAGTGCAGGAGGACTGAAAGCTCTCAGCACATATCGGCCGGGAATCTGCACAAAGAGCAAAGGGGAATTGGACTGTAAATAGATCGGGAGCACCAGACAGAATTAATTTAGACAAAGTCATCAGTGTTCCACACAGCAAAGTGAAAGGAAGTTGTGCTTTCATCAATTCTACAGATGACACAAACTGAACTCCGCCACAAAGTCCATGCAGCAAAGACTGGTATGGGCCGGCAGACAGGTTACTGCCTTTTCTGTTCTTCTGGTGCAAAGCTTGGTACCAAGGTTTAATTAACCAGTGAAATAGATTTATGCACTTACACTGGGCAAATtcattataaattgaaaataactttttttttttttttttttttttgagacagagtctcactttgttgcccaggctagagtgagtgccgtggcgtcagcctagctcacagcaacctcaaactcctgggctccagtgatccttctgcctcagcctcccgggtagctgggactacaggcatgcgccaccatgcccggctaattttttatatatatatcagttggcc contains:
- the FAM89A gene encoding protein FAM89A, which produces MSGARAAPGAAGEGAARGLRVDGLPPLPKSLSGLLHSASGGGAAGGWRHLERLYAQKSRIQDELSRGGAGGGGGRAAAGPAKPPNLDAALALLRKEMVGLRQLDMSLLCQLYSLYESIQEYKGACQAASSPDCTYALENGFFDEDDEYFQEQSSLHDGRDPPRGLSLPVSSLSSSDWILESI